In Cyprinus carpio isolate SPL01 chromosome A14, ASM1834038v1, whole genome shotgun sequence, a single window of DNA contains:
- the sil1 gene encoding LOW QUALITY PROTEIN: nucleotide exchange factor SIL1 (The sequence of the model RefSeq protein was modified relative to this genomic sequence to represent the inferred CDS: substituted 1 base at 1 genomic stop codon) produces MMTRRIMQKKWRLGLSIALWLVSVHLICAHNEKSPTALSIKEGSDDHSKGEETLLEEEDSEDLEVFRPTDKWQTLKPGQAVPAGSHVRLNLQTGQREVKMGEEEVLKXNTYIKNRQGMMNVHSPSFTAEELKEALKKFKKGIDDPEDSKQDESAVRAQFRPIEELKKDMEALDMLVETDVQVMRRLLNQFNNTNSTTEEKITALLDLEYLVHQVDNAQNLVSMGEMQLVIKALNSTDIHLKKSAAFVLGSAVSSNPSVQVEAIEGGALQKLLTLLATKRPTSVKKKVLFAVASLLRHFPFAQSHFLKLGGVQVLNEPFQTPGTEPLHVRIITVLYDMITEKELISQVGMDIIPDSSHQERLRQYAEVSLLPVLVEQGWCSLVPELLVSPEHDCREKALRTLLAMMAQCQTQYKQNPALTASLSELQIQYQELVLTEQDVGEQDGYFAEILALVDSMVVKMRQV; encoded by the exons ATGATGACTAGACGTATAATGCAAAAGAAGTGGAGACTTGGATTGTCAATCGCCCTCTGGCTTGTCAGTGTTCATCTCATATGTGCCCACAATGAGAAG TCACCAACAGCCCTGTCTATCAAAGAAGGCTCTGATGATCATAGCAAGGGTGAAGAGACACTATTAGAGGAGGAGGATTCTGAAGATTTGGAGGTGTTTAGACCTACAGACAAGTGGCAAACTCTCAAACCAG GTCAAGCAGTTCCAGCAGGCTCTCATGTCAGATTGAATCTTCAGACGGGCCAAAGAGAGGTCAAGATGGGAGAGGAAGAAGTtctcaaataaaatacatatataaaaaa CAGGCAAGGGATGATGAACGTTCACAGCCCCTCATTCACAGCTGAGGAGTTGAAAGAGgctttgaaaaagtttaaaaaaggaaTTGATGATCCTGAGGACTCAAAACAA GATGAGAGTGCAGTGAGGGCTCAATTTCGCCCCATTGAAGAGCTTAAAAAAGACATGGAGGCACTCGACATGCTTGTGGAAACAGATGTTCAAGTTATGAGGAGGCTTTTAAACCAATTTAATAATACCAACAGCACAACTGAGGAAAAGATCACAGCTCTTCTTGACTTGGAGTACCTTGTGCACCAG GTAGATAATGCCCAGAATTTGGTGTCCATGGGAGAAATGCAACTGGTTATAAAGGCTTTAAACAGTACAGACATTCATCTCAAGAAGAGTGCTGCGTTTGTTCTTGGATCTGCTGTTTCAAG TAATCCATCAGTGCAAGTTGAGGCAATAGAAGGCGGTGCGTTACAGAAACTGTTGACATTGCTTGCCACTAAGCGACCAACATCAGTAAAGAAAAAG GTGTTATTTGCTGTGGCTTCACTCCTGCGTCACTTCCCATTTGCACAAAGTCACTTTTTGAAACTTGGTGGTGTGCAGGTGCTTAACGAACCGTTTCAAACACCAGGGACAGAACCCCTGCACGTGAGAATCATCACAGTTCTCTATGATATGATCACTGAAAAG GAGTTGATATCACAGGTGGGAATGGACATTATACCAGATTCGTCTCATCAGGAACGTTTGCGACAGTATGCTGAAGTCTCCCTCCTGCCTGTGTTGGTGGAGCAGGGCTGGTGCAGCCTTGTGCCTGAGCTTTTAGTGTCACCTGAGCATGACTGCAGAGAGAAGGCTCTGCGCACTCTGCTTGCCATGATGGCTCAATGTCAGACTCAATATAAACAGAATCCCGCATTGACAGCCTCTCTTAGTGAACTGCAAATACAGTACCAAGAACTGGTGCTCACGGAGCAGGATGTAGGAGAGCAGGACGGTTATTTTGCGGAGATCCTGGCACTTGTGGACTCTATGGTGGTTAAAATGCGACAGGTATAA